AGGGAAGGGTAGAGCTTGCGTTTAGCCAGGTCTCCACTCGCACCGAAAATTGTAACAATAACCTTAGATGACATCTAGCTACCTAATTTCTATTTTTATTCCTAGTCTTGCTAGGTATGAGGAAATCTCATTTCATAAACTTAATTCTAACATAATTTTCCGAAAAATCAAAAAATCCAATACGAGATAGAAAAAAACTGCAAGGAAATCCTTACAGTTTAAGTTTAGACGTTTAAGACCTTGTCCAAGAACTCTTTCAGACGTGGGTGTTGAGGGTTATCAAAGATTTGATCAGGTGTTCCGTCTTCAAGGAATTCACCATCTGCAGTAAAGATAACGCGGTTGGCAACCTGACGAGCAAATCCCATCTCATGGGTTACGATAATCATGGTCATGCCTTGTTCAGCCAATTCCTTCATAACGTTTAGTACGTCTCCGACCATCTCAGGGTCAAGGGCAGAAGTTGGTTCATCAAAGAGCATGATGTCTGGATTCATTGCTAGTCCACGAGCGATGGCCACGCGTTGTTTTTGACCTCCTGATAGGCTATCTGGGTTAGCATTAGCTTTATCTGCTAGCCCAACTTTGTCAAGCAACTCCATTCCCAATTTCTCAGCTTCTTCCTTAGTCATCAACTTGTGCTCAATAGGAGCAAAGGTAATGTTGTCCAATACAGACATGTGTGGGAAGAGGTTGAAGTGTTGGAAAACCATTCCGATATTTTCACGGACGTGGTCAACGTTGGTAGTTTTTTCAGTTAAGTCATAACCGTTCACAGTGATGTGACCGCTAGTGACTTCTTCTAGAAGATTAAGGCTACGGAGGAAGGTTGACTTA
Above is a genomic segment from Streptococcus mitis containing:
- a CDS encoding peptide ABC transporter ATP-binding protein — its product is MAKLKIDVNDLHKQYGKNKVLKGITTKFYEGDVVCIIGPSGSGKSTFLRSLNLLEEVTSGHITVNGYDLTEKTTNVDHVRENIGMVFQHFNLFPHMSVLDNITFAPIEHKLMTKEEAEKLGMELLDKVGLADKANANPDSLSGGQKQRVAIARGLAMNPDIMLFDEPTSALDPEMVGDVLNVMKELAEQGMTMIIVTHEMGFARQVANRVIFTADGEFLEDGTPDQIFDNPQHPRLKEFLDKVLNV